The window TCCGCTTTCGAACTTGAAAAGTCAAAAAGCTTCTGCATCATGCAGAAGCTTTTCTTACTAAATGAAGGTTCCAAGGAAAATACCAATTGATAATAGTAGTCCGAAAAAAGTATTGGTCTGTGAGGTAGCCTTCATAGCGGGCATCATTTGGATAGGTGCCGTGTTATGAATAAATCCTTTAACCGCTGTTACCGCTTTCGGTATACTTAAAATCACAAGCAGTATCCAAGGGGAAACAATTCCAAACCCCATTAGCATAAATACCCAGACATAGGAAATAATAAACATAGACGCAAGAAAGACTATGGCATTTTTTTTGCCAAGTAAAATGGCTAGTGTTTTTCGCCCGTTTTCCTTATCACCTTCTAAATCACGAATATTGTTAGCTAAGTTAATGGCACCAACTAAAATCATAATCGGTGAAGCGGTTAAGATGCTTTCGATTGAGACAAAACCAGTTTGAATAAAGAATGAAATTAACACAATTACCATACCCATTAAAAATCCAGAAGCAAGCTCACCAAAAGGTGTGTAGGCTATAGGTACAGGACCGCCTGTATAAAGATAACCAGCTAGCATACAGCCTAGGCCGATTAATGCTAACCACCAGCTTGTGCTTATACAAATATAAATTCCTATTAATAGAGAGATTCCGTACAAGCTTAAAGCTAGTTTCATAATGGTTTTGGGCTGGATACCGTCTCTCACAATCCCTCCGCCAATTCCAACAGATTCTTCATTATCAAGTCCACGCTTGAAATCATAGTATTCATTAAATAAGTTAGTCGCAATCTGTATCAGGATACTAGCAACCATCATGGCTAGGAAAAGTAGCAAATGAAAAGTAGAGTCATAGCTCATAGCCAACACGGTTCCAAGTGTAACAGGAACAAATGCTGCCGTTAATGTATGGGGTCTAGTTAATCTCCACCATACCTTCCAATTTTTTTGTTTAGGCAGTGGAGAAGTGGCTGACTGTACCTGCGAATCCATCGAAAATTCCCCCTATATTTCTTTTACTGAAAAAATAATATTATGCATAGATGATTCTATGTATCAGAAAAAAGATTACTTTCAAAATAGTCCTGATTTTGAACATTTCGTTACAATTTTAGTTTATGGAAAGAGCCAGTTTGTGTCAACCACTTTACTTTCAAATATGGAATTTTTGTGGCAAATTTACAGTGGGAAATGTTTACAACTGCAAAAACAACTATATTATAGTAATATCTTAAAAGAAGGTTTATCAGGCGTTTTTATCCTTTTTATTTAAACCCACTTACGACTAAAGCTTGAGATAATAGTCATATGTACGTTAATATGATATGATATTTGAGTGTATTTGAAGTTAACCACAATTTAAAATAGATTGACTGTTACTGGAGGGGATTTTTTTGGTTACCATTCAACGGACGGAGCTGAAAGAAGGGATCCACGCAGCAATAGAAAAGGCAAAAAATAATTCTGCCTCCATATTAGTGAGCGAGGTGCAAAAAATCGACTCATGTTTACCTCTTTCTTTTTTTGCAGCCGGAAAAGATAAGTATGGCGGTGAAAGATTTTTTTGGAAACATCCTTCAGAAGAAAGCTATATGATTGGTTTAGGAATATGTAAGGAAATTGTATCGGATCAGGCAACTGACCGCTTTTTTCATGTAGAAAAGGAGTGGAAACGCTTTATCGATCAAGCTATTATCCTTGATGATGAACATGTACAGGGCACTGGCCCAACTGCCTTTGGCGGTTTTTCCTTTGATCCATACAAAGAAAAAACCATGCTTTGGTCTAACTATGCCTCTTCCTTATTTCATATTCCTCGTTTTATGTTAAGTGTGATAAAGGGGCAAGCCTTTTTAACAACGAATGTGATATGTCATCATGACCATTCTCCTTCGCTTTATCATTTAATAGAAAATGAACGGCAAGAGCTACTAGAGCATAGTAGTATGGAGCTGAAATTCGATTTAGCTGCATTGGTGCATAAGCAGGAGCTCGAACCGGAAGCCTGGAAACAGTCTGTTACAAAGGTCGTTGAAGACTTGAAAAACGGTCCGCTTAAGAAGGTTGTACTGGCAAGAGAGCTAAGACTTCAATTTAATAGCAAGATACACATTGAAGCGGTAGTAGAACGGCTACTAAAAGAACAAAAGGACAGCTACGTATTTGCTTTTGAAGCAAATGGTGACTGTTTCATCGGTGCATCACCAGAACGCTTAGTGAAAAAAGACAGCCATGAAGTGTTTTCTACCTGTTTGGCAGGTTCAATTGCTAGGGGGAAAGATGTGGTTGAGGATGAGCAGCTTGGCTATTCCCTCTTGACAGATGATAAAAATTTAATTGAGCATCAATATGTTGTGGATATGATAAAAGCAGCAATGGAGGAATCCTGTTCCTACGTAACGATACCCTCCCAGCCAAGCTTGCTTAAATTAAAGCATATTCAACATTTATATACACCTGTCATTGGTAAAGCCTGTGAACAGACATCACTTCTTACATTAGTCGAAAAGCTTCATCCTACACCTGCGCTCGGAGGTCTGCCAAAGGAGCCTGCTGTTGCAAAAATTAGAGAAGTAGAAATGCTAGACCGTGGCTTTTTTGCTGGACCAATCGGCTGGCTGGATTATAATGGAAATGGTGAGTTTGCTGTAGCGATTCGCTCCGGTTTAATTCAGGGTCATGAAGCTTCTATTTTTGCCGGCTGCGGGTTAGTCGAGGATTCTGTTGTCGAATCTGAATATGAAGAAACAAATATAAAGTTTAAACCGATGCTATCAGCACTTGGAGGAATCGAACAATGAATCATCAGGAAGCATTAACAGGCTATATAGCTTCTTTTGTATCAGAGCTAGTACAGTCAGGTATTAAGGATATTGTTGTCAGCCCGGGTTCGCGGTCAACTCCAATTGCGATGGTAATGGCGGAACATCCTGACCTTAGACTTCATATCCAAGTTGATGAACGCTCTGCTTCCTTTTTTGCTTTAGGGATTGCAAAAGCTTCCCAAAGACCAACCGTTCTTTTATGTACATCTGGAACAGCAGCGGCCAACTATTTTCCAGCCATTGTGGAAGCCAATATTTCACGTATTCCATTAGTCGTCTTAACGGCTGACCGGCCGCATGAACTGCGGGATGTGGGGGCGCCGCAATCCATTGATCAAATTCAGCTATATGGTAATCATGTTAAGTGGTTTGTCGAAATGGCACCACCGGAAGGCACAGAGGAAATGGTCCGTTATGCTCGCATGGTTTGTGCCAGAGCGGCTGCCACTGCCATGCAGGCTCCAGCTGGTCCGGTGCATCTGAATTTCCCATTACGGGAACCGCTTGTGCCACTGCTTGAGAATGAGCAGTTATTTAGCCAAAAGGAGAGAGTAAATGGGTATGTGAAAATTCAGCAGCCAACTGTGTCATTGCAGATGCATGAATTTGATTACTATGCTGAATTAATGAATCAAGCTGAGCGGGGAATCATCATTTGTGGACAAATGGATGATGTTCATTTTTCAAAAGCAATCACAGCATTTGCCGAGAAATGTCAGTTTCCTATTTTAGCGGATCCCCTTTCACAGCTAAGGAGCGGTACTCATAGCGGGAATGCCATTATTGACACTTATGATGGCTTTTTACGAAATATTAAGGCAAAAAAGGTACTAAAGCCTGATCTTATTATCCGATTTGGATCTATGCCCGTATCAAAAGCCTTAACCTTCTTTTTAAGAGAAAATCATACAGCCCAGCAATTAGTCATTGACGGAGGGATTGGCTGGAGAGACCCAGCGTTGGTCTCAACGGAGATGATTTATTGTCAAGAAACTCTTTTCTGCAATGAGATGGCGAAGAGAGTGGTAGAAAGGCATTCATCAAACTACTTCCAAAAGTGGCTGACCATAAATATGTATACTAAAAAATTAATCCATAAGATTGATGAAGCGGAAGAGTTGAGTGAAGGAAAGCTGTTTCACCAGCTGGCTGAATTACTTCCAGAAGAAGCAGCAATCTTTGTTGGAAACAGTATGCCAATCCGTGATTTAGATTCCTTCTTCCACTTTAATGAGAAAAGCATAAAAGTGCTGGCTAATCGCGGGGCAAATGGAATTGACGGGACAGTCTCAACGGCATTGGGTGTGGGTACGATCCATCAGCCGCTGTATTTAATTCTTGGCGATTTAACCTTTTTCCATGATTTAAATGGTTTAATTGCAGCGAAGCTTCAAAAGCTCAATATGACGGTATTATTAATCAATAATAATGGTGGCGGTATTTTTTCATTTTTACCGCAAGCGTCACATCCAAAGCATTTTGAACTCCTTTTTGGTACTCCGCTGGATTTGGATTTCAGTAAGGCGGTTGAGATGTATGGCGGAGAATTTACCTCTATCTCGAATTGGGAACAGTTTCCTGATGCCCTATTACAGGATCAAAATAAAGACGGGTTGCGTGTTATTGAAATCATGACGAATCGCAACAGTAATGCAGAAGAACACCGAAAATTGTGGGAATTTGTTTCCCGGGAAATAGATTCCTTGCTTGAGAAGGAGAATTCTTGAGATGAATGTAACCATTGATGGCATTCTCTATCATGTTGATACTATAGGTAAAGGTTTTCCCTTGCTTCTATTACATGGTTTTACAGGTGATTCCACGACCTGGAAGCCTTTTTTATCGCAATGGAGCCAGGAGCATCAGGTCATTACGGTTGATATCATCGGTCATGGGAAGTCAGCTTCACCAATAGAGGTTGAGAGATATGATATTCAATCTGTGGCAAAGGATATAAAGGGAATTCTTGAACACTTAGGAATTGAACAAGCAAATGTGTTGGGGTACTCTATGGGTGGAAGACTAGCCTTAAGCTTCTCCCTACTGTATCCGCAATTTGTATATAAGCTAATTTTAGAAAGTGCCTCTCCTGGATTGGAAACGAAACAGGAACAGGATAACCGTCGAATACAGGATACAAACCTCAGTCAGTTCATTCGAAAAAATGGAATAGAGAGATTTGTGGACTACTGGGAGAATATACCGCTTTTTCATACACAAAAAAAGCTTTCATTACATATGCAGCAGGAAATTAGAAAGCAAAGATTTGAAAACTCTGTAATAGGTCTTAGTAATAGCTTACTAGGTATGGGGACTGGGGCACAGCCATCCTGGTGGAATCGATTGCAAGAGCTGAAAGCCGAGACTCTTCTGCTCACAGGTGAACAGGATCAAAAGTTTTGCTTCATAGCTGAAAAAATGGTAAAAAAGATGAAGCATGCCAAATGGCAAAAGTTTAATGAATGTGGACATGCTATTCATGTGGAACAACCTGAAAAATTTGGTACAATAGTAAGTGTCTTTTTGTCAAACTAATGAGAAAAATGATAGTCATTATAGAAGGAGGAATTCAATATGACAGTAGAATGGATTGCAGGACGTCAGTATGAAGAGATTCTGTATGAAACGTATAACGGAATGGCAAAAATTACGATTAACCGTCCCCATGTTCATAACGCCTTTACACCAAGAACGGTTATGGAATTAATTGATGCTTTCGCATATGCCCGCGATGATTCAAGTGTAGGGGTTATCATCCTAACAGGAGCAGGGGATAAGGCATTCTGTTCAGGCGGAGACCAAAAGGTACGAGGACATGGTGGATATGTAGGCGACGACCAAATTCCACGCTTGAATGTCCTTGATTTACAGCGTTTAATTCGTGTCAT of the Bacillus tuaregi genome contains:
- a CDS encoding 1,4-dihydroxy-2-naphthoate polyprenyltransferase, which codes for MDSQVQSATSPLPKQKNWKVWWRLTRPHTLTAAFVPVTLGTVLAMSYDSTFHLLLFLAMMVASILIQIATNLFNEYYDFKRGLDNEESVGIGGGIVRDGIQPKTIMKLALSLYGISLLIGIYICISTSWWLALIGLGCMLAGYLYTGGPVPIAYTPFGELASGFLMGMVIVLISFFIQTGFVSIESILTASPIMILVGAINLANNIRDLEGDKENGRKTLAILLGKKNAIVFLASMFIISYVWVFMLMGFGIVSPWILLVILSIPKAVTAVKGFIHNTAPIQMMPAMKATSQTNTFFGLLLSIGIFLGTFI
- a CDS encoding isochorismate synthase → MVTIQRTELKEGIHAAIEKAKNNSASILVSEVQKIDSCLPLSFFAAGKDKYGGERFFWKHPSEESYMIGLGICKEIVSDQATDRFFHVEKEWKRFIDQAIILDDEHVQGTGPTAFGGFSFDPYKEKTMLWSNYASSLFHIPRFMLSVIKGQAFLTTNVICHHDHSPSLYHLIENERQELLEHSSMELKFDLAALVHKQELEPEAWKQSVTKVVEDLKNGPLKKVVLARELRLQFNSKIHIEAVVERLLKEQKDSYVFAFEANGDCFIGASPERLVKKDSHEVFSTCLAGSIARGKDVVEDEQLGYSLLTDDKNLIEHQYVVDMIKAAMEESCSYVTIPSQPSLLKLKHIQHLYTPVIGKACEQTSLLTLVEKLHPTPALGGLPKEPAVAKIREVEMLDRGFFAGPIGWLDYNGNGEFAVAIRSGLIQGHEASIFAGCGLVEDSVVESEYEETNIKFKPMLSALGGIEQ
- the menD gene encoding 2-succinyl-5-enolpyruvyl-6-hydroxy-3-cyclohexene-1-carboxylic-acid synthase codes for the protein MNHQEALTGYIASFVSELVQSGIKDIVVSPGSRSTPIAMVMAEHPDLRLHIQVDERSASFFALGIAKASQRPTVLLCTSGTAAANYFPAIVEANISRIPLVVLTADRPHELRDVGAPQSIDQIQLYGNHVKWFVEMAPPEGTEEMVRYARMVCARAAATAMQAPAGPVHLNFPLREPLVPLLENEQLFSQKERVNGYVKIQQPTVSLQMHEFDYYAELMNQAERGIIICGQMDDVHFSKAITAFAEKCQFPILADPLSQLRSGTHSGNAIIDTYDGFLRNIKAKKVLKPDLIIRFGSMPVSKALTFFLRENHTAQQLVIDGGIGWRDPALVSTEMIYCQETLFCNEMAKRVVERHSSNYFQKWLTINMYTKKLIHKIDEAEELSEGKLFHQLAELLPEEAAIFVGNSMPIRDLDSFFHFNEKSIKVLANRGANGIDGTVSTALGVGTIHQPLYLILGDLTFFHDLNGLIAAKLQKLNMTVLLINNNGGGIFSFLPQASHPKHFELLFGTPLDLDFSKAVEMYGGEFTSISNWEQFPDALLQDQNKDGLRVIEIMTNRNSNAEEHRKLWEFVSREIDSLLEKENS
- the menH gene encoding 2-succinyl-6-hydroxy-2,4-cyclohexadiene-1-carboxylate synthase encodes the protein MNVTIDGILYHVDTIGKGFPLLLLHGFTGDSTTWKPFLSQWSQEHQVITVDIIGHGKSASPIEVERYDIQSVAKDIKGILEHLGIEQANVLGYSMGGRLALSFSLLYPQFVYKLILESASPGLETKQEQDNRRIQDTNLSQFIRKNGIERFVDYWENIPLFHTQKKLSLHMQQEIRKQRFENSVIGLSNSLLGMGTGAQPSWWNRLQELKAETLLLTGEQDQKFCFIAEKMVKKMKHAKWQKFNECGHAIHVEQPEKFGTIVSVFLSN